The Pirellulales bacterium genomic sequence AAGGCACGGCCCGGCAGGTTGAAACAACCTATCAGGAAAGCAACGGCCTGACGGCCGCCAACATCTCGATCGTAGGCGAAAACTCGCAACTGAAAGCGCAAAGTGGGCAACTCGCCGGGCTGATCACCTCGCGCGACCAGATTCTCGGCGGCTATCTCGATCAGCTCAACGGTTTTGCCGGCACGCTGGCCAACGAGTTCAACAAGGCCTTTTCGCAGGGACAAGGACTCACCGGTTACACGTCGCTGACCAGCACGTATCCAGTGACTTCGGCTTCGGCCCCGCTCGACGCCGCGGGACTCGCCTTCACGCCGGTGAATGGCTCGTTTCAGGTGCAGACACTCGACCCGCAGACGGGCGCCACGACGACCACCACCATTCAGGTCGACTTGAACGGGCTCGACAAGAATGAAACGTCGTTAAACTCGGTCGCCAGTCAAATCAATGCCATCAACGGACTCAGTGCTTCGGTGTCGCCCAGCGGCAACTTGACGATCAACACCACTTCGCCCGGCCTGCAGTTCTCCTTCGGCAACGACACCAGCGGCGCCCTGGCGGCGCTGGGACTCAACACGTTTTTCACCGGCTCGACCGCGGCCGACCTGGGAGTGAATCAGGCCCTGGTCAGCAACCCGGCGGCCTTCGCCGCCAGCACGGCTGGCATCGGCGCCGACACCACGAACGCGGTGACCCTGGCCAACTTCATCAACCAGCCCTTGGCCTCGCAAAACGGTCAGACGCTAGGTCAGCTCAACGATCAGATCGTCGCCGACGTCACCCAGGGCTCGGCAGTGGCCCAGTCGGTGGCCACCGGCGACGGTTCGTTTCAGCAGACGCTGCAGGGGCAGCAAACGGCCGTCAGCGGCGTCAGTATCGACCAAGAGGCGACGGAAATGATCACGCTTCAGCAGACCTACCAAGCCTCGGCGAAGTTGATTTCCACGGTCAACACCCTGCTCAATGCGCTAATGAATATTCAGTTATGAACATTATTCCGGTCCCTTCCAGCCGCATCAGCGACACTTACGTCCAGCAGCAACTGCTGGAGCAGATGCAGCAGCAGCAGCAGAATCTGTCGAAGCTGCAACAGGAAATCAGCTCCGGCAGCCAGCTCACTCTGCCCAGCGACAATCCCTCGGCCGCATTGCAGGCCGTGGGGCTGCAAAGCTTGCTGGCCCAGAACCAGCAATACTCGACCAACCTCAGCACCAATTCGTCGTCGTTAAGCGCTTCGGATTCGGCGCTGAGCCAGGTCAACACGTTGCTCGACAACGTACAGGGCATTGCGCTGGGCGCCGTCGGAACCACCGCCACCGCCGGCACCCGCCAATCGGACGTGTCGCAGGTGCAGGATACGATGAACCAGATTCTCAGCCTGGCGAACACGATCTTCAACGGCCGCTACTTGTTCGCCGGCTCGGAGACCAGCGCGCAACCCTACGTGCTCACCTCAGCCGGGGTGGAGTACAAGGGCAACGACTCCCGGCTCTTGAGCTATGCCGACACCGGAAATCTTTTCACCACCAACGTCACCGGCGACAGCGCCTTC encodes the following:
- the flgK gene encoding flagellar hook-associated protein FlgK; protein product: MSLFSTLQIASNSLQANQIGLQVVGQNIANDTTPGYSREVVNYVPAPTQQIGTIALGTGVQVQGVVQVVDQYLEERLRGANSDVANSSQQSQTYQNLESIVGALQNNSIDSGMNSFFSSIGDILNQPQSTSTRNLAVLQGQTLANNINNMATRVTQARSDLNDQVAGVTSNINQLLTQITGLNTKIVTMEGGNSETSQAVGLRDQRAQDLTQLSNLVGITVHEQPDGSDNVYAGGDYLVFEGTARQVETTYQESNGLTAANISIVGENSQLKAQSGQLAGLITSRDQILGGYLDQLNGFAGTLANEFNKAFSQGQGLTGYTSLTSTYPVTSASAPLDAAGLAFTPVNGSFQVQTLDPQTGATTTTTIQVDLNGLDKNETSLNSVASQINAINGLSASVSPSGNLTINTTSPGLQFSFGNDTSGALAALGLNTFFTGSTAADLGVNQALVSNPAAFAASTAGIGADTTNAVTLANFINQPLASQNGQTLGQLNDQIVADVTQGSAVAQSVATGDGSFQQTLQGQQTAVSGVSIDQEATEMITLQQTYQASAKLISTVNTLLNALMNIQL